A genomic region of Mycobacteriales bacterium contains the following coding sequences:
- a CDS encoding MFS transporter, with amino-acid sequence MFFSLALLAFFAIALPDAMSGVVWPFMRVTFDEPLAALSLVLPFGVAATLVSTTCWTWAARRLGLGRLLAGSVGVSTVALLCCAIAPAYWVIVACAVLFGLSAGAIDAALNSYAARHFGPRQINFMHAAYGLGAAASPLIVSIVVNAGASWRWAYLVVMVIQGALSVVFAASSRRWNDTVTAGRSGQSSQSPSSPDRRRWRPPPGAVVGLLVAAVDCGLESAVGLWAFVFLLDAMTLTPGAAGLVVSGYWAALVLGRVLLGAVAERVGTWPVLAAATFLVVAAGALIVSHQPVPAAAGIVLLGLAVAPIYPLLVLTTAERTTAGSVDRLVGFQAGATTVGAVTCSSITGLIMGTNAASFAGCVLVLALLTSGGIWLLRPGQRATSTSS; translated from the coding sequence ATGTTCTTCAGCCTTGCCCTGCTCGCGTTCTTCGCCATCGCCCTGCCCGACGCCATGTCGGGTGTGGTCTGGCCTTTCATGCGAGTCACGTTCGACGAACCCTTGGCGGCACTGAGCCTGGTCCTTCCGTTCGGAGTGGCCGCCACACTTGTGTCGACCACCTGCTGGACGTGGGCGGCGCGCCGGCTCGGTCTCGGCCGCCTGCTGGCCGGCAGCGTCGGCGTCTCGACGGTGGCTCTGCTGTGCTGTGCCATAGCGCCGGCGTACTGGGTCATCGTCGCCTGCGCCGTGTTGTTCGGGCTCTCGGCCGGCGCGATCGATGCCGCGCTGAACTCCTACGCCGCCCGACACTTCGGACCTCGCCAGATCAACTTCATGCACGCCGCCTACGGGTTGGGGGCCGCCGCCTCACCGCTGATCGTGTCCATCGTGGTGAACGCCGGTGCCAGCTGGCGGTGGGCCTACCTGGTCGTCATGGTCATCCAAGGCGCGTTGTCGGTGGTGTTCGCCGCCTCTTCGCGCCGCTGGAACGACACGGTGACCGCCGGCCGCAGCGGACAGTCATCGCAGTCCCCGTCGTCGCCGGATCGGCGCCGGTGGCGTCCGCCACCGGGGGCGGTCGTTGGGTTGTTGGTCGCCGCCGTGGATTGTGGCCTGGAGTCGGCGGTGGGCTTGTGGGCCTTCGTTTTCCTGCTCGACGCGATGACGCTTACGCCGGGAGCCGCCGGACTTGTCGTCTCCGGTTATTGGGCCGCCCTCGTCCTTGGCCGTGTTCTGCTCGGCGCCGTGGCCGAGCGGGTCGGGACCTGGCCCGTCCTGGCTGCGGCCACTTTCCTGGTCGTCGCTGCGGGTGCCCTGATCGTGTCGCATCAGCCAGTGCCCGCCGCGGCCGGCATTGTGCTGCTGGGCCTCGCGGTCGCCCCGATCTATCCGCTGCTGGTACTGACCACCGCTGAACGAACGACCGCCGGCTCGGTCGACCGACTTGTCGGCTTTCAAGCCGGCGCCACGACAGTGGGCGCGGTCACCTGCTCCAGCATCACCGGGCTCATAATGGGCACTAATGCCGCGTCGTTTGCGGGCTGCGTACTCGTCCTTGCTCTGCTGACGAGTGGGGGAATCTGGCTGCTGAGACCCGGGCAGCGGGCAACGAGCACCAGCAGCTAG
- a CDS encoding oligopeptide/dipeptide ABC transporter ATP-binding protein, which translates to MTDQETKPLLEVDDLVVHYQVRGAGKVVRKRETVHAVDGVSFTLGAHETLGLVGESGCGKSTTGRSILLLEKPTEGRIRFAGKDLGAISHRELTGLRRRMQIVFQDPIGSLNPRHTVGQIIREPLHVHDLLPRKQQNDRVEELLDLVGLPADAVSRFPHEFSGGQCQRIGIARSLAAEPTFLVLDEPVSALDVSIQAQILQLLTDLQTRLDLSYLFIAHDLAVVGQMSDRVAVMYLGKIVEIADRDSLYARPHHPYTQALFSAVPVPDPTVRQDRVVVSGEVPSSLAPPAGCRFHTRCPLAQERCRVEEPKLHHAGAGHAVACHFADEAIRINPFGSTVPAEVEVDLRGDEGVQPGDRAGLPRR; encoded by the coding sequence ATGACAGACCAAGAGACGAAGCCGCTCCTGGAGGTCGACGACCTGGTCGTGCACTACCAGGTTCGTGGAGCAGGCAAAGTGGTCCGCAAGCGCGAGACGGTGCATGCGGTCGACGGCGTCAGCTTCACGCTCGGTGCGCACGAGACACTCGGCCTGGTCGGCGAGAGTGGCTGCGGGAAAAGCACCACCGGACGGTCCATCCTGCTCCTCGAAAAGCCGACCGAGGGCCGGATCCGCTTTGCCGGAAAGGACCTCGGGGCGATATCTCACCGCGAGCTGACCGGCCTGCGGCGACGGATGCAGATCGTCTTCCAGGACCCCATCGGTTCGTTGAATCCGCGGCACACCGTGGGCCAGATCATCCGTGAGCCGCTGCATGTGCATGATCTGCTGCCGAGAAAGCAGCAGAACGACCGGGTCGAGGAGTTGCTCGATCTCGTGGGTCTGCCCGCCGACGCGGTGTCCCGCTTCCCGCACGAGTTCAGCGGCGGACAGTGTCAGCGGATCGGGATCGCGCGCTCCCTCGCCGCCGAGCCGACGTTTCTGGTGCTCGACGAGCCGGTCTCGGCGCTCGATGTGTCCATCCAGGCGCAGATCCTGCAACTGCTCACGGACCTGCAGACCCGCCTCGACCTCTCCTATCTGTTCATCGCCCACGATCTGGCGGTGGTCGGCCAGATGAGCGACCGCGTCGCGGTGATGTACCTGGGCAAGATCGTCGAGATCGCCGACCGCGATTCGCTGTACGCACGCCCGCACCATCCCTATACGCAGGCGCTGTTTTCAGCGGTGCCGGTGCCAGATCCGACCGTGCGCCAGGATCGGGTCGTCGTTTCCGGCGAGGTGCCGAGTTCGCTGGCGCCCCCGGCCGGCTGCCGATTCCACACTCGGTGCCCGCTCGCCCAGGAACGCTGCCGGGTCGAAGAACCGAAGCTGCATCATGCCGGCGCCGGTCACGCGGTGGCCTGTCACTTCGCGGACGAGGCGATACGCATCAATCCGTTCGGCTCGACGGTGCCCGCCGAGGTCGAGGTGGACCTGCGAGGCGACGAGGGTGTCCAGCCCGGCGACCGGGCTGGCCTGCCTCGCCGCTAG
- a CDS encoding ABC transporter ATP-binding protein — protein MVGESGSGKSISALSVMQMVPPPGKITGGEILFAGQELRGLPASQLRKIRGAQIGMIPQNPLTSLNPVLTVQSHFQEVLSLHLGLSGQDSDDRTIELLRSVGIPDPAARMREYPHRLSGGQRQRVMIALAMACEPRLLIADEPTTALDVTIQAQILELFDNLVEQSDLGAVLITHNLGIVAGHCDRVVVMYAGRVMESADVLDLFARPAHPYTLGLLRCVPRLTAKRSRVFHAIPGTPPQVTKVAEGCPFAPRCERATDQCREETPPLHEIELGHTIACWHPVTEPVEVAV, from the coding sequence GTGGTCGGCGAGAGCGGCTCCGGGAAGAGCATCTCGGCGCTGTCGGTGATGCAGATGGTGCCTCCGCCGGGCAAGATCACCGGCGGCGAAATTCTGTTCGCGGGCCAGGAGCTCCGTGGCCTGCCGGCTTCGCAGCTGCGTAAGATCCGCGGCGCTCAGATCGGCATGATCCCGCAAAATCCGCTGACGTCGCTGAACCCGGTGCTCACCGTCCAGTCTCACTTTCAGGAGGTACTGTCCCTCCACCTGGGCCTGTCCGGCCAGGACAGTGACGATCGGACGATCGAATTGCTGCGTTCCGTGGGCATTCCGGATCCGGCTGCGCGCATGCGCGAATATCCGCACCGCCTCAGCGGCGGACAGCGCCAGCGGGTGATGATCGCGTTGGCCATGGCGTGCGAGCCGCGGCTGCTCATCGCCGATGAACCGACCACCGCACTGGACGTCACCATCCAGGCCCAGATCCTGGAACTGTTCGACAACCTCGTCGAACAGTCCGATCTGGGCGCCGTCCTGATCACCCACAACCTGGGAATCGTCGCGGGACACTGCGATCGAGTCGTCGTCATGTATGCCGGCCGGGTGATGGAGTCGGCTGATGTGCTCGACCTCTTCGCCAGGCCGGCCCACCCGTACACCCTGGGGCTGCTGCGTTGCGTGCCGCGACTGACCGCCAAGAGGTCGCGGGTCTTCCATGCCATTCCGGGCACGCCGCCGCAGGTGACGAAGGTCGCCGAGGGGTGCCCGTTTGCCCCCCGCTGCGAGCGGGCCACCGACCAGTGTCGCGAGGAGACCCCTCCGTTGCACGAAATCGAGCTCGGGCACACGATCGCGTGCTGGCATCCGGTCACCGAGCCGGTGGAGGTGGCGGTATGA